Proteins from a genomic interval of Geodermatophilus obscurus DSM 43160:
- a CDS encoding EAL domain-containing protein produces the protein MVSTDGRLRRREYWHLPARATRVLLATSDAHLLSEVARTARGLGLVVSTAPDLLDLDDEDGGRGVDRLFRRLARELTTAEAEDLRVATDPPDGGPALAARLLTAPTLAVELARRGVTAEIGLLAEAELWSVYQPIVRLDDRAVVAQEALLRGTVDGREVGGEDLFFVAESAGWLPRLDRIGRESAITGAAPWLGDADLFVNSDLASVHRPEVSLAGTRQALHDAGIDPSRLVVEVGEVSAVKDRGHLFSVLEHHRSLGWRVALDDVAAGWSSRSLMAIVRPDVVKLGRALVQALPDEGARTMVRSVVEHAHTLGAQVVAEGVETERIADEVTRLGADLGQGWLFGRPVPPPAARLSAGPSR, from the coding sequence TCCGAGGTCGCGCGGACGGCGCGGGGGCTGGGGCTGGTGGTCTCGACCGCGCCGGACCTGCTCGACCTCGACGACGAGGACGGCGGCCGCGGCGTCGACCGGCTGTTCCGCCGGCTCGCCCGCGAGCTGACGACGGCCGAGGCCGAGGACCTCCGGGTGGCCACCGACCCACCGGACGGGGGACCGGCCCTGGCCGCGCGGCTGCTCACCGCGCCCACGCTGGCCGTGGAACTGGCCCGCCGCGGGGTCACCGCGGAGATCGGCCTGCTGGCCGAGGCCGAGCTCTGGTCGGTGTACCAGCCGATCGTCCGGCTCGACGACCGCGCCGTCGTCGCGCAGGAGGCGCTGTTGCGCGGAACGGTCGACGGCCGGGAGGTGGGCGGTGAGGACCTCTTCTTCGTCGCCGAGTCGGCCGGCTGGCTGCCGCGGCTGGACCGCATCGGCCGCGAGTCGGCGATCACGGGCGCGGCCCCCTGGCTCGGGGACGCCGACCTGTTCGTCAACTCCGACCTGGCGTCGGTGCACCGGCCGGAGGTGAGCCTGGCCGGCACCCGGCAGGCGCTGCACGACGCCGGCATCGACCCGTCCCGGCTGGTCGTCGAGGTGGGCGAGGTGTCCGCCGTCAAGGACCGCGGGCACCTGTTCTCGGTGCTCGAGCACCACCGCTCGCTCGGCTGGCGGGTGGCGCTGGACGACGTCGCGGCGGGCTGGTCGAGCCGCTCGCTGATGGCGATCGTCCGCCCGGACGTCGTCAAGCTGGGCCGGGCGCTGGTGCAGGCGCTGCCCGACGAGGGCGCACGCACCATGGTCCGCTCGGTCGTCGAGCACGCGCACACCCTGGGCGCCCAGGTCGTGGCCGAGGGCGTGGAGACCGAGCGGATCGCCGACGAGGTGACCCGGCTCGGCGCCGACCTGGGTCAGGGCTGGCTGTTCGGCCGCCCCGTCCCGCCGCCGGCCGCGCGGCTCAGTGCAGGCCCCAGCCGGTGA
- a CDS encoding histidine phosphatase family protein, producing the protein MGEIVVLRHGQTEWSLSGQHTSVTDLPLLPEGEEQARRLRGEFGDRRFAAVWVSPRLRAQRTAELAGLTPTATDEDLVEIDYGGYEGRTTAEISEEMGRTWSVWVDGTIPGATPGETLQDVGARVDRVLDRARPLLEDGDVVLVAHGHVLRVLTARWLRLEPAAGALFALPAGSYGVLGHEHARPALTGWGLH; encoded by the coding sequence ATGGGCGAGATCGTGGTGCTGCGGCACGGGCAGACCGAGTGGAGCCTCAGCGGCCAGCACACCAGCGTGACCGACCTGCCGCTGCTGCCCGAGGGCGAGGAGCAGGCCCGCCGGCTGCGCGGCGAGTTCGGGGACCGCAGGTTCGCGGCCGTGTGGGTGAGCCCCCGGCTGCGGGCGCAGCGGACCGCCGAGCTGGCCGGGCTCACCCCGACCGCCACCGACGAGGACCTCGTGGAGATCGACTACGGCGGCTACGAGGGGCGGACGACGGCGGAGATCAGCGAGGAGATGGGCCGGACCTGGTCGGTGTGGGTCGACGGCACCATCCCCGGGGCGACACCGGGCGAGACCCTGCAGGACGTCGGCGCGCGGGTGGACCGGGTGCTCGACCGCGCCCGGCCGCTGCTGGAGGACGGCGACGTGGTGCTGGTCGCCCACGGGCACGTGCTGCGCGTCCTCACCGCCCGCTGGCTGCGGCTTGAGCCCGCGGCCGGGGCCCTGTTCGCGCTACCGGCCGGCTCCTACGGCGTCCTCGGGCACGAGCACGCCCGGCCGGCGCTCACCGGCTGGGGCCTGCACTGA
- a CDS encoding aldo/keto reductase — protein MTTVAPSDTFSIGGDLPVHRLGYGAMQLPGPGVWGEPADPENARRVVRAAVEQGVDFIDTADSYGPVVSERIIAEALHPYPEDLVIATKAGLTRQGPGIWTPVGRPAYLKQQVELSLRTLRLERIDLIQLHRIDGEVRLADQLGAFKELQEEGKVRHIGVSEVSVAELDEARSIVDVVSVQNLYNLTNRQSQDVLDHATEHGIGFIPWFPIATGDLAAPDSPVADIARELDATPSQVALAWLLHTSPVVLPIPGTKSVEHLTENLGAAQLRLSDEDMARLDALA, from the coding sequence ATGACCACGGTCGCGCCCAGCGACACCTTCTCGATCGGCGGGGACCTGCCCGTCCACCGCCTCGGCTACGGCGCCATGCAGCTGCCCGGCCCCGGCGTGTGGGGCGAGCCGGCCGACCCGGAGAACGCCCGCCGCGTCGTCCGCGCCGCCGTCGAGCAGGGCGTCGACTTCATCGACACCGCCGACTCCTACGGCCCGGTGGTCAGCGAGCGGATCATCGCCGAGGCGTTGCACCCCTACCCGGAGGACCTGGTCATCGCGACCAAGGCCGGCCTGACCCGGCAGGGCCCGGGCATCTGGACGCCGGTCGGCCGCCCGGCCTACCTCAAGCAGCAGGTGGAACTGTCGCTGCGCACGCTGCGGCTGGAGCGCATCGACCTCATCCAGCTTCACCGCATCGACGGCGAGGTGCGGCTGGCCGACCAGCTCGGCGCCTTCAAGGAGCTGCAGGAGGAGGGCAAGGTCCGCCACATCGGCGTCTCGGAGGTGTCGGTGGCCGAGCTGGACGAGGCCCGCTCGATCGTCGACGTCGTCAGCGTCCAGAACCTCTACAACCTCACCAACCGCCAGTCGCAGGACGTCCTCGACCACGCCACCGAGCACGGCATCGGCTTCATCCCGTGGTTCCCGATCGCGACCGGTGACCTGGCCGCGCCGGACAGCCCGGTCGCCGACATCGCCCGCGAGCTGGACGCCACGCCGTCCCAGGTGGCGCTGGCCTGGCTGCTGCACACGTCGCCGGTCGTCCTGCCGATCCCCGGCACCAAGTCCGTCGAGCACCTGACGGAGAACCTGGGTGCGGCGCAGCTGCGTCTCTCCGACGAGGACATGGCCCGGCTGGACGCGCTGGCCTGA
- a CDS encoding STAS domain-containing protein — protein MQHTPAEVPVPHLQTAVVHAPDQVVVRLTGDVDVVAADRLTRTLQEAAVGGRGAVVVDVAGACFRDCAGLQVLAVFTDALIPAGRRCRIVGAPAATRRLVRSAGLGERLELDGPVDAGDPRPAVPLPSARTPSPVRRAALPYQVRPARRAEERPGRRRLRPGSLRRWR, from the coding sequence GTGCAGCACACCCCTGCCGAGGTACCCGTGCCGCACCTGCAGACCGCAGTTGTCCACGCTCCTGACCAGGTCGTCGTCCGGCTGACCGGCGACGTCGACGTGGTGGCCGCTGACCGGCTCACCAGGACCCTGCAGGAGGCTGCGGTCGGCGGGCGCGGAGCGGTGGTCGTGGACGTCGCCGGCGCCTGCTTCCGCGACTGCGCGGGCCTGCAGGTGCTGGCCGTGTTCACCGACGCGCTGATCCCGGCCGGCCGCCGCTGCCGCATCGTGGGCGCCCCCGCGGCGACCCGCCGCCTCGTCCGCTCCGCCGGGCTCGGGGAGCGGCTGGAGCTCGACGGCCCCGTGGACGCCGGGGACCCGCGTCCCGCCGTCCCGCTACCCTCGGCCCGCACCCCGTCCCCGGTGCGCCGCGCGGCTCTGCCGTACCAGGTGCGGCCCGCGCGGCGCGCCGAGGAGCGGCCGGGCCGGCGCCGACTGCGTCCCGGGTCGCTGCGCCGCTGGCGCTGA
- a CDS encoding acyl-CoA dehydrogenase family protein, with translation MDAEDFRQVRNAVRQLVREVVVPLEERIEDEDRIPDELRARAAEMGLFGYALPEEHGGLDVTMAEDVELAFEFGYTTPAFRSLFGTNNGIAGQVIAKFGSDEQRKTYLPRLASGELIGSFALTEAEAGSDPAGLRTTARRNGDGWVLNGTKRYITNAPIADLFVVFARSDPAEKGGRGISSFVVDAKAPGVTVGPRDKKMGQAGAWTAEVFLDDARVPADALIGEEGRGYAKALTVLSRGRLHIAALCVGMAQRVLDESVAYAATAKQGGAPVGRFQLVQAQLADTHAELLAGRAMVRDVAARYDTGEDTSIGPSSAKLFCTEMVGRAVDRAVQVHGGLGYLRTTPVERFYRDARLYRLYEGTSEVQRVIIGGGLLRDAGMPRG, from the coding sequence GTGGACGCCGAGGACTTCCGCCAGGTCAGGAACGCCGTCCGGCAGCTGGTGCGGGAGGTGGTCGTCCCGCTCGAGGAGCGCATCGAGGACGAGGACCGCATCCCCGACGAGCTGCGCGCCCGGGCCGCCGAGATGGGCCTGTTCGGCTACGCGCTGCCCGAGGAGCACGGCGGCCTGGACGTCACGATGGCCGAGGACGTCGAGCTGGCCTTCGAGTTCGGCTACACCACACCGGCCTTCCGCTCGCTGTTCGGCACCAACAACGGCATCGCCGGCCAGGTGATCGCGAAGTTCGGCAGCGACGAGCAGAGGAAGACGTACCTGCCGCGGCTGGCGTCCGGCGAGCTGATCGGCTCCTTCGCGCTGACCGAGGCCGAGGCCGGCTCGGACCCGGCGGGGCTGCGCACCACCGCCCGGCGGAACGGCGACGGCTGGGTGCTCAACGGGACGAAGCGCTACATCACCAACGCGCCGATCGCCGACCTCTTCGTCGTCTTCGCCCGCAGCGACCCGGCCGAGAAGGGCGGGCGCGGGATCTCCAGCTTCGTCGTCGACGCGAAGGCGCCCGGGGTCACCGTGGGTCCGCGCGACAAGAAGATGGGCCAGGCCGGCGCCTGGACCGCCGAGGTGTTCCTCGACGACGCCCGTGTGCCCGCCGACGCGCTCATCGGCGAGGAGGGCCGCGGCTACGCCAAGGCGCTGACCGTGCTCTCGCGCGGCCGGCTGCACATCGCCGCGCTCTGCGTCGGGATGGCGCAGCGGGTGCTGGACGAGTCGGTGGCCTACGCCGCGACCGCGAAGCAGGGCGGCGCCCCGGTCGGCCGGTTCCAGCTGGTGCAGGCGCAGCTCGCCGACACGCACGCCGAGCTTCTGGCCGGCCGGGCGATGGTCCGCGACGTCGCCGCGCGCTACGACACCGGCGAGGACACCTCGATCGGCCCGTCGTCGGCCAAGCTCTTCTGCACCGAGATGGTCGGCCGGGCCGTCGACCGCGCGGTGCAGGTGCACGGCGGCCTGGGCTACCTGCGGACGACACCGGTCGAGCGCTTCTACCGCGACGCCCGGCTCTACCGGCTCTACGAGGGCACCAGCGAGGTGCAGCGGGTGATCATCGGCGGCGGGCTGCTCCGGGACGCCGGCATGCCGCGGGGCTGA
- a CDS encoding NAD-dependent epimerase/dehydratase family protein: MAEPTRDRLQGLKIAVTGASGNVGTALLRRLTAPGSGVAEVRGLARRQPPSLAPYDGVRWHLADLGETRSEHELTRFLDGVDAVVHLAWAIQPGRQPERLHRVNVEGTRRLARAAAAAGVGHVVHLSSLGAYAAGGGDREVAEDWPVTGIPSSQYSRDKSQAELVVRELLGSREGTTLTVVRPTLVLQPEASSEIGRYFLGPLLFGAARLLPGQVAKLLPLPLPALRVQFVHADDVADALVAMLDRRAGGPFNLAAEPTFDADALARALGSVRVPVPAIALRTALSAAFHAHLVPTEPGWLDLGTQAPALDSSRARRLLDWVPAHSGDDVLRQFVAALGRGEGAPGPLLSPAGGPERDPAGDPANVPGPRAT; encoded by the coding sequence ATGGCTGAACCCACCCGCGACCGCCTTCAGGGCCTGAAGATCGCCGTCACCGGCGCCAGTGGCAACGTGGGGACGGCGCTGTTGCGCCGGCTCACCGCGCCCGGCAGCGGCGTCGCGGAGGTGCGGGGGCTGGCCCGGCGGCAGCCGCCGAGCCTCGCTCCCTACGACGGCGTCCGGTGGCACCTGGCCGACCTCGGCGAGACCCGCAGCGAGCACGAGCTCACCCGCTTCCTCGACGGCGTCGACGCCGTCGTCCACCTGGCCTGGGCGATCCAGCCGGGTCGGCAGCCGGAGCGGCTGCACCGCGTCAACGTCGAGGGCACCCGCCGGCTGGCGCGCGCGGCCGCGGCCGCGGGCGTGGGCCACGTCGTGCACCTGTCCTCGCTCGGCGCCTACGCCGCCGGCGGCGGGGACCGGGAGGTCGCCGAGGACTGGCCGGTCACCGGCATCCCGAGCTCCCAGTACAGCCGCGACAAGTCCCAGGCCGAGCTGGTGGTCCGCGAGCTGCTCGGCTCCCGGGAGGGGACGACGCTGACCGTCGTGCGCCCGACGCTGGTGCTGCAGCCGGAGGCCAGCAGCGAGATCGGCCGGTACTTCCTCGGGCCGCTGCTGTTCGGCGCCGCCCGGCTGCTGCCCGGCCAGGTGGCCAAGCTGCTGCCGCTGCCGCTGCCCGCGCTGCGCGTGCAGTTCGTGCACGCCGACGACGTCGCCGACGCGCTGGTGGCGATGCTGGACCGCCGGGCCGGAGGGCCGTTCAACCTGGCCGCCGAGCCGACGTTCGACGCCGACGCCCTGGCACGCGCCCTCGGCTCGGTGCGGGTGCCGGTACCGGCGATCGCACTGCGGACGGCATTGTCGGCCGCCTTCCACGCCCACCTCGTGCCGACCGAGCCCGGCTGGCTCGACCTCGGCACCCAGGCGCCGGCGCTGGACAGCAGCCGCGCCCGCCGGCTGCTGGACTGGGTGCCGGCCCACAGTGGCGACGACGTGCTGCGCCAGTTCGTCGCCGCGCTCGGCCGCGGCGAGGGTGCACCCGGCCCGCTGCTGAGCCCGGCCGGCGGGCCCGAGCGCGACCCCGCCGGCGACCCGGCCAACGTCCCCGGACCCCGCGCGACCTGA
- a CDS encoding MFS transporter: MRSDATTTSATRAERLDRLPFTREHGRLVVGSGLGWALDAMDVGLISFVMAALAVQWSLTPTELSWIGSIGFVGMALGATLGGLLADRIGRRQVFALTLLVFGVATGAAALAWSVASLLVFRFLIGLGLGAELPVASTLVSEYAPARVRGRVVVALEAFWAVGWLLAALIGYLVVPGSDDGWRWALALGAVPALYAVVVRRGLPESVRFLELRGRTDEAEAAVRRFESAAGVDPVPSAPARPTPAPRPGALWAVGSRRRTAALWAVWFGINFAYYGAFIWLPTLLVASGFSLVRSFGFTLLITLAQLPGYAAAALLIERWGRRPTLVVFLLGSAAGAGLFAVAAGDTAVLVTGMVLSFFNLGAWGAVYAVTPEVYPTALRATGAGAAAGFGRLASIAAPLCVPPLLTAGGNGLVFGTFAAFFVVAALAACLLPERRGQSLETPVG, translated from the coding sequence GTGAGATCCGACGCGACCACCACCTCGGCGACCCGAGCGGAGCGGCTGGACCGGCTGCCGTTCACCCGCGAGCACGGCCGGCTCGTGGTGGGCTCCGGCCTGGGCTGGGCGCTGGACGCGATGGACGTCGGCCTCATCTCCTTCGTGATGGCCGCGCTCGCCGTCCAGTGGTCGCTGACCCCGACCGAGCTGTCCTGGATCGGCTCCATCGGCTTCGTCGGGATGGCGCTGGGCGCCACGCTCGGCGGCCTGCTGGCCGACCGCATCGGCCGGCGGCAGGTCTTCGCACTCACCCTGCTGGTCTTCGGCGTGGCCACCGGCGCCGCCGCGCTGGCGTGGTCGGTGGCCTCGCTGCTGGTGTTCCGCTTCCTCATCGGGCTGGGGCTGGGCGCCGAGCTGCCGGTCGCCTCGACGCTGGTCAGCGAGTACGCCCCGGCCCGGGTGCGCGGCCGCGTGGTCGTGGCGCTGGAGGCGTTCTGGGCGGTCGGCTGGCTGCTGGCGGCGCTGATCGGCTATCTCGTCGTCCCCGGCAGCGACGACGGCTGGCGGTGGGCGCTGGCGCTGGGCGCCGTCCCCGCGCTGTACGCGGTGGTCGTGCGCCGGGGGCTGCCGGAGTCGGTGCGCTTCCTGGAGCTGCGTGGCCGGACCGACGAGGCCGAGGCCGCGGTGCGCCGGTTCGAGTCGGCGGCCGGGGTCGACCCGGTGCCGTCGGCCCCGGCGCGGCCGACGCCGGCACCGCGACCCGGCGCGCTGTGGGCGGTGGGCTCCCGCCGGCGGACGGCGGCGCTGTGGGCGGTGTGGTTCGGCATCAACTTCGCCTACTACGGCGCCTTCATCTGGCTGCCGACGCTGCTGGTCGCCTCGGGCTTCTCGCTGGTGCGCTCGTTCGGCTTCACGCTGCTCATCACGCTCGCCCAGCTGCCCGGCTACGCCGCCGCGGCCCTGCTCATCGAGCGGTGGGGCCGCCGGCCGACGCTGGTGGTGTTCCTGCTCGGCTCCGCCGCCGGCGCCGGGCTGTTCGCAGTGGCCGCCGGCGACACCGCGGTCCTGGTCACCGGCATGGTGCTGTCGTTCTTCAACCTGGGGGCCTGGGGCGCGGTCTACGCCGTGACGCCGGAGGTCTACCCGACCGCACTGCGGGCCACCGGCGCCGGCGCCGCCGCAGGCTTCGGGCGCCTCGCCTCGATCGCCGCCCCGCTGTGCGTGCCCCCGCTGCTGACCGCCGGCGGCAACGGCCTGGTGTTCGGCACCTTCGCCGCCTTCTTCGTGGTCGCCGCGCTGGCCGCCTGCCTGCTGCCGGAGCGCCGCGGCCAGTCGCTGGAGACCCCCGTCGGCTGA
- a CDS encoding alpha/beta fold hydrolase: MDSFTRDGLVFDVRDGGPADGEPVVLLHGFPQDAASFTAVADRLHGTGLRTLAADQRGYSPGARPSGRAAYRLRELTADVLALLDAAELGSAHVVGHDWGGIVGWALAAWHPERVRTLTALSVPHPAAMARAFVTSDQALRSWYMGLFQLPVLPERLLLAGDGAALRRVLLTSGLSPELSEHYVRRMQEPGALSTALAWYRALPLDARDPVGTVRVPTLHLWSTRDFALGRTATEQTRRFVDAPYRLEVLEGLPHFIPELAPDRVAELVTEHVRAHG; the protein is encoded by the coding sequence GTGGACAGCTTCACGCGCGACGGTCTGGTCTTCGACGTCCGGGACGGCGGCCCGGCCGACGGCGAACCGGTCGTCCTGCTGCACGGCTTCCCGCAGGACGCCGCCTCCTTCACCGCCGTGGCCGACCGGCTGCACGGCACCGGGCTGCGCACCCTGGCCGCCGACCAGCGGGGCTACTCCCCCGGCGCCCGGCCGTCGGGCCGCGCGGCCTACCGGCTGCGGGAGCTGACCGCCGACGTCCTGGCGCTGCTCGACGCCGCCGAGCTGGGCAGCGCGCACGTCGTCGGGCACGACTGGGGCGGCATCGTCGGGTGGGCGCTCGCCGCCTGGCACCCCGAGCGGGTCCGCACGCTGACCGCGCTGTCGGTGCCGCACCCGGCGGCGATGGCCAGGGCCTTCGTCACCAGCGACCAGGCGCTGCGCTCGTGGTACATGGGGCTGTTCCAGCTGCCGGTGCTGCCCGAGCGGCTGCTGCTGGCCGGGGACGGCGCGGCGCTGCGCCGGGTGCTGCTGACCAGCGGCCTGTCGCCCGAGCTCTCCGAGCACTACGTGCGGCGGATGCAGGAACCGGGCGCACTCAGCACCGCCCTGGCCTGGTACCGCGCGCTGCCCCTGGACGCCCGCGACCCGGTCGGCACGGTGCGCGTGCCGACGCTGCACCTGTGGAGCACCCGCGACTTCGCCCTCGGCCGCACCGCGACCGAGCAGACCCGGCGGTTCGTCGACGCTCCCTACCGGCTCGAGGTGCTCGAGGGCCTCCCGCACTTCATCCCCGAGCTGGCGCCCGACCGGGTCGCCGAGCTGGTCACCGAGCACGTGCGCGCCCACGGCTGA
- the idi gene encoding isopentenyl-diphosphate Delta-isomerase yields the protein MTASEELIVLLDDDGTAIGAMPKPLVHHGETPLHRAFSAYLFDEAGRLLVTRRAEGKQTFPGMWTNTVCGHPGPGEDDAAAIARRAAFELGLQVDELRPALPGYRYRAEFRGVVENEVCPVYLGRFAGTPAPDPGEVGEWELLDWATFRERQETQDPDAWSPWCREQARLIEEAGLVPVG from the coding sequence GTGACGGCCTCGGAGGAGCTCATCGTCCTGCTCGACGACGACGGGACGGCGATCGGCGCGATGCCCAAGCCGCTGGTGCACCACGGCGAGACGCCGCTGCACCGGGCCTTCTCGGCGTACCTGTTCGACGAGGCCGGCCGGCTGCTGGTCACCCGCCGCGCGGAGGGGAAGCAGACCTTCCCGGGCATGTGGACCAACACCGTCTGCGGCCACCCCGGCCCCGGTGAGGACGACGCCGCGGCGATCGCCCGCCGCGCCGCCTTCGAGCTGGGCCTGCAGGTCGACGAGCTGCGCCCGGCGCTGCCCGGATACCGCTACCGCGCGGAGTTCCGCGGCGTCGTGGAGAACGAGGTTTGCCCGGTCTACCTGGGCCGCTTCGCCGGCACCCCGGCGCCGGACCCCGGCGAGGTCGGCGAGTGGGAGCTGCTGGACTGGGCGACCTTCCGCGAGCGGCAGGAGACCCAGGACCCCGACGCCTGGTCACCGTGGTGCCGCGAGCAGGCCCGCCTCATCGAGGAGGCGGGGCTGGTCCCGGTCGGCTGA
- a CDS encoding maleylpyruvate isomerase N-terminal domain-containing protein — MDVAWDDSRRAFADAAQWFVRTAALVGDRWSRPALGEWDVRALVGHTSRSLLTVETYLARPAATVEVASAGDYFRATRAVAADPAVAARGRDAGAALGSDPTAAVAEIAGRVLPLVEARKGTELVTTIAGGMRLADYLPTRTFELAVHTADLATALGAPLDVPATAASQALRLVADLGSSEGLAGPLLLALTGRTGLPAGFSVL; from the coding sequence ATGGACGTCGCGTGGGACGACTCGCGGCGGGCGTTCGCCGACGCCGCGCAGTGGTTCGTCCGGACGGCCGCCCTCGTCGGCGACCGGTGGTCCCGGCCCGCCCTGGGCGAGTGGGACGTCCGCGCCCTCGTGGGCCACACGAGCCGCTCGCTCCTGACGGTGGAGACCTACCTCGCCCGCCCCGCCGCGACCGTCGAGGTGGCCTCGGCCGGTGACTACTTCCGTGCGACGCGCGCAGTGGCCGCCGATCCGGCTGTCGCGGCGCGCGGACGGGACGCCGGGGCCGCCCTGGGCAGTGACCCGACAGCCGCCGTGGCGGAGATCGCCGGGCGCGTGCTCCCGCTCGTCGAGGCCCGGAAGGGCACGGAGCTGGTGACGACGATCGCGGGTGGCATGCGGCTGGCGGACTACCTGCCCACGCGCACGTTCGAGCTGGCGGTCCACACCGCGGACCTCGCCACTGCACTGGGGGCGCCCCTGGACGTCCCGGCGACGGCTGCGTCGCAGGCACTGCGGCTGGTCGCCGACCTCGGCTCCTCCGAGGGCCTCGCCGGCCCGCTCCTCCTCGCCCTCACCGGCCGGACCGGCCTCCCCGCGGGCTTCTCGGTGCTCTGA
- a CDS encoding polysaccharide deacetylase family protein, protein MERRRFLLFLAAGLAGTAVGRGTVGLVDPTRAPMSTAAAAEPASAPALPGVLPTPTGVVDRLPGEGTSLALTLDDGTSSEVVGSVCRFAEDSGVRLTLFPNGRYSSWEENADRLQPLVDSGQVALGNHTWSHPDLTTLSEDGIAEEIGRNRDWIESTFGVRTPFMRPPFGSHDDRVDRISADLGHPTIVMWNGTLEDNRLLTPAELMAAAREWFTAQAVIVGHVNQPTITTVYDELLELIAERGLQTVTLADVWSTGLGGVRTASGRAATA, encoded by the coding sequence ATGGAGCGCCGACGGTTCCTCCTCTTCCTCGCCGCGGGGCTGGCCGGCACGGCCGTGGGCCGTGGCACGGTCGGCCTCGTCGACCCCACGCGGGCGCCGATGAGCACCGCCGCGGCGGCCGAACCGGCGAGCGCGCCCGCGCTGCCCGGCGTGCTGCCCACGCCGACGGGGGTGGTGGACCGGCTGCCCGGTGAGGGCACCTCGCTGGCGCTGACCCTCGACGACGGCACCAGCTCGGAGGTCGTCGGGTCGGTCTGCCGGTTCGCCGAGGACTCCGGCGTCCGGCTGACCCTCTTCCCCAACGGCCGCTACTCCTCCTGGGAGGAGAACGCCGACCGGCTGCAGCCGCTCGTCGACTCCGGACAGGTCGCGCTGGGCAACCACACCTGGTCGCACCCGGACCTGACCACCCTCTCCGAGGACGGGATCGCCGAGGAGATCGGCCGCAACCGGGACTGGATCGAGAGCACCTTCGGCGTCCGGACGCCGTTCATGCGCCCGCCCTTCGGGTCGCACGACGACCGGGTCGACCGGATCAGCGCCGACCTCGGGCACCCGACGATCGTCATGTGGAACGGCACGCTGGAGGACAACCGGCTGCTCACCCCGGCCGAGCTCATGGCCGCCGCGCGCGAGTGGTTCACCGCGCAGGCGGTCATCGTGGGCCACGTCAACCAGCCGACGATCACCACCGTCTACGACGAGCTGCTGGAACTGATCGCCGAGCGCGGGCTGCAGACGGTGACGCTCGCCGACGTGTGGAGCACGGGCCTGGGCGGGGTTCGGACGGCGTCCGGGAGGGCGGCCACTGCGTGA
- a CDS encoding SDR family NAD(P)-dependent oxidoreductase, with the protein MADSRALQGRVALVTGGASGLGRATCVALAEAGAHVAIADIDPAGSEATSKLVADAGGSAEVVALDVTEDASRRAVVQQLFDVHGDAFDVLANVAGIDRPGYITDIDLADYQRVQAVNCEGPVFLTSEFMKRVQHLPEGRTADVVHIVSLSAITSGSGAIAYNGSKAGFLNATRCIQRELREKAVRGADGVERPFPCRVQAVIPAAMDTPMMEQWGIPAHLMMPPSAVAQMVRYLVTLHPAAFVPEMQIMPRLEPNFPR; encoded by the coding sequence ATGGCCGACAGCAGGGCGTTGCAGGGACGGGTCGCCCTCGTCACGGGCGGCGCGAGCGGACTGGGCCGGGCCACCTGCGTGGCACTGGCCGAGGCCGGTGCGCACGTGGCGATCGCCGACATCGACCCGGCCGGCAGTGAGGCGACGTCGAAGCTGGTGGCCGACGCGGGCGGGTCGGCGGAGGTCGTCGCGCTCGACGTGACCGAGGACGCGAGCCGCCGCGCGGTGGTGCAGCAGCTCTTCGACGTGCACGGCGACGCCTTCGACGTCCTGGCCAACGTCGCCGGCATCGACCGGCCCGGCTACATCACCGACATCGACCTCGCGGACTACCAGCGGGTGCAGGCGGTCAACTGCGAGGGGCCGGTCTTCCTGACCAGCGAGTTCATGAAGCGGGTGCAGCACCTGCCGGAGGGCCGCACCGCCGACGTGGTGCACATCGTGAGCCTGTCGGCGATCACCTCGGGCAGCGGCGCGATCGCCTACAACGGCTCCAAGGCCGGGTTCCTCAATGCCACCAGGTGCATCCAGCGGGAGCTGCGCGAGAAGGCGGTGCGCGGTGCGGACGGCGTCGAGCGGCCCTTCCCGTGCCGCGTGCAGGCGGTCATCCCCGCGGCGATGGACACGCCGATGATGGAGCAGTGGGGCATCCCGGCCCACCTGATGATGCCGCCGTCGGCGGTCGCGCAGATGGTGCGCTACCTGGTGACGCTGCACCCGGCGGCCTTCGTGCCGGAGATGCAGATCATGCCGC